In a single window of the Prinia subflava isolate CZ2003 ecotype Zambia chromosome 3, Cam_Psub_1.2, whole genome shotgun sequence genome:
- the GPR156 gene encoding probable G-protein coupled receptor 156 isoform X5, which yields MEKLIQVRLCLLCVGTSLVFGPVLGKSWRLYKVFTQRVPDKRVIIKDLQLLAMVAALVLADTVLLLTWVFSDPVQCFRSLSVSLRKFTEETSLDASSHWSMPGCSLLFCPSLALQATEKGMTCSVSRVQSCASLYSDLWLVLILGFKSILLLYGTYLAGLTDNVSSSPVNQSLTLIVGVNLVFLAAGTICLVHRFFRTWHNLLFGFTSGGIFVCTTTINCFIFVPQLKQWKAFEEESQTMSHMAKYFTSPSRSCRSVYSEEQLYQLIGEKNSMKQLLTEKNAVIESLQEQVSSAKEKLMRLMSAESGCDPGALPAAPCTWSSGQPGGAPGDCSSPDPQRDGWQPLCPLGASPLSSNAQALQKRATQEPVCSQVLLFNTGDSMERGLKDVQECGTPAVQGQPLEQLPGQDNSAGVAWESSPKVSYVNSEKLWEILQELSLDGKIYSPALSAGPPLGNQGTSGEQEQTRVGQEGYPGIHTPLSPYLARHRRRIPLPPAPARIPGHASPRASCRVKEVGSWGRWESGQNSQGTGGDVSGRGLLQPPAPSPPAIPREASLQPEGWLGWPEHQRASSHIPQEQRWWQGTPRGPAAPSLRSLYYYPDSDSSSSSSEEMFHGCHRPCCEVCFQSPRGSLDSSSTDTEPSDCEDHQTEHHGGPQPVVNFKDDLKPTFV from the exons ATGGAAAAGCTTATTCAG gtgaggctgtgcctgctgtgtgtggggACCTCCCTGGTGTTCGGGCCCGTGCTGGGCAAGAGCTGGCGGCTCTACAAGGTGTTCACCCAGCGGGTGCCGGACAAGCGGGTG ATTATCAAAGACCTGCAGTTGCTGGCCATGGTGGCAGCGTTGGTGCTGGCAGACACTGTCTTGCTCTTGACATGGGTGTTCTCTGACCCAGTGCAGTGCTTCCGAAGCCTCAGCGTCTCACTGCGG AAATTTACAGAGGAGACCAGCTTAGATGCATCTTCCCATTGGTCTatgccaggctgcagccttctcttctgcccTTCCCTTGCCTTGCAGGCAACAGAGAAGGGCATGACGTGCTCCGTGAGCCGGGTGCAGTCCTGCGCATCGCTCTATTCCGATCTTTGGCTCGTTCTCATTTTAGGGTTTAAG AGTATCCTCCTGCTGTATGGGACCTACTTGGCTGGTCTGACCGACAACGTCAGCTCCTCACCAGTCAACCAGTCCTTGACGCTCATCGTCGGGGTCAACCTCgttttcctggctgctggcactATCTGCTTAGTTCACCGTTTCTTCCGGACTTGGCACAATTTACTGTTTGGTTTTACCTCTGGAGGCATCTTTGTGTGTACAACCACGATCAACTGCTTCATCTTTGTCCCACAG CTCAAGCAGTGGAAAGCCTTTGAAGAAGAAAGCCAAACCATGAGCCACATGGCAAAATATTTCACCAGCCCGAGCAGGAGCTGCCGCTCAGTGTACAGCGAGGAGCAGCTCTACCAGCTCATAGGGGAGAAAAACTCTATGAAGCAGCTGCTCACCGAG AAAAACGCCGTGATCGAAAGCCTACAGGAGCAAGTGAGCAGCGCCAAGGAGAAGCTGATGAGGCTGATGTCTGCGGAGAGCGGCTGCGACCCCGGTgcgctgccagcagctccctgcacctGGAGCTCAGGGCAGCCTGGGGGTGCACCAGGGGACTGCAGCTCCCCGGATCCACAGAGGGATGGgtggcagcccctctgcccgcTGGGTGCATCACCTCTCAGCAGCAATGCTCAGGCCCTCCAGAAACGTGCAACCCAGGAGCCTGTTTGCTCTCAGGTGCTGCTTTTTAATACAGGGGACAGCATGGAACGTGGCCTGAAAGATGTCCAGGAGTGCGGGACAcctgcagtgcaggggcagcctctggagcagctgccaggccAGGACAACTCAGCCGGTGTAGCCTGGGAGTCGTCCCCCAAAGTCAGCTATGTAAACAGCGAGAAGCTGTGGGAAATCTTGCAAGAGTTAAGCCTGGATGGCAAAATCTACAGCCCAGCCTTATCTGCAGGACCCCCACTTGGCAACCAGGGCACCTCAGGTGAGCAGGAACAAACACGGGTGGGCCAGGAGGGCTACCCAGGCATCCATACACCCCTCAGCCCCTATCTGGCAAGGCATCGACGAAGGATCCCAttgcctcctgcccctgcacGCATCCCTGGACATGCATCCCCTCGTGCCAGCTGCAGGGTGAAGGAAGTGGGCAGCTGGGGCCGTTGGGAGTCAGGACAGAACTCCCAGGGAACGGGAGGGGACGTGTCTGGCAGAGGGCTCCTTCAGCCCCCAGCACCATCCCCTCCAGCCATCCCACGGGAGGCCAGCCTCCAGCCAGAGGGGTGGCTGGGATGGCCGGAGCACCAGCGTGCTTCGTCGCACATCCCGCAGGAGCAGCGGTGGTGGCAGGGCACCCCGAGGGGGCCTGCTGCGCCCTCCCTGCGCTCGCTGTACTATTACCCGGACTCtgactccagcagcagcagctctgaggagatgTTTCATGGCTGCCACCGGCCCTGCTGCGAGGTTTGCTTCCAGAGCCCACGTGGctccctggacagcagcagcacggaCACAGAGCCCAGTGACTGCGAGGATCACCAGACAGAGCACCATGGCGGGCCCCAGCCTGTGGTGAATTTCAAAGACGATCTTAAACCCACTTTTGTGTGA